The proteins below are encoded in one region of Rhodospirillaceae bacterium:
- the mobB gene encoding molybdopterin-guanine dinucleotide biosynthesis protein B codes for MPLEDTKPQDTSSEQVKRQKVKRPHTNIFGITGTSGSGKTTLMTKLLPELKARGLSVSTVKLSHHDIYLDQPGKDSHNHRMAGAKEVMLASRSRWTLFHEHEPGGKSPDILTLTAQMKPVDLILVEGRRACPLGKLEVHRPGVSQELFCKEDSSIVAVASDGPIAGLGVPLIDLNDIAAIADFVIQRMGQAA; via the coding sequence ATGCCTTTAGAAGATACAAAGCCTCAGGACACATCTTCCGAACAGGTGAAAAGGCAGAAAGTGAAGCGCCCACACACGAATATTTTCGGCATTACCGGCACCAGTGGCAGCGGCAAGACAACCCTGATGACAAAACTTTTGCCGGAATTAAAGGCCCGGGGCCTTTCCGTCTCGACGGTGAAACTTTCGCATCACGACATCTACCTGGATCAACCGGGCAAGGATAGCCACAACCATCGCATGGCAGGCGCGAAGGAAGTCATGCTGGCGTCGCGTAGCCGCTGGACGCTGTTTCACGAACATGAGCCGGGCGGGAAAAGCCCCGACATTCTGACCCTGACCGCACAGATGAAGCCGGTCGATCTTATTCTTGTCGAGGGACGGCGCGCATGCCCCCTTGGCAAGCTTGAAGTCCATCGCCCAGGTGTAAGCCAGGAACTTTTTTGCAAGGAAGACAGCAGCATCGTCGCCGTGGCAAGCGACGGCCCCATTGCCGGGCTTGGCGTTCCCCTGATTGACCTGAACGACATCGCCGCCATCGCCGACTTTGTCATCCAGCGGATGGGGCAAGCCGCATGA
- the pgsA gene encoding CDP-diacylglycerol--glycerol-3-phosphate 3-phosphatidyltransferase, whose amino-acid sequence MILNLPNLLTLSRILSLPLFIAAFYLEGVTAQWTSFAIFALASITDFFDGYLARAWKQQSGFGRFLDPIADKLLIAVAIVMLVAFDRISGLAVLPALVILCREILVSGLREFLAEIRVSVPVSYLAKWKTAIQMLAIGFLLLGDVVPFLPLGEIGTFGIWAAALLTLITAVDYFQHGLGHLLKAPATPAPAPDRKKQDLKEDSRKSAPET is encoded by the coding sequence ATGATTCTCAACCTTCCAAACCTTCTGACGCTTTCGCGCATCCTCTCACTGCCCCTGTTTATCGCTGCATTTTATCTGGAAGGGGTGACGGCCCAATGGACCAGCTTTGCGATCTTCGCCCTGGCCAGCATCACAGATTTCTTCGACGGCTATTTGGCGCGCGCCTGGAAACAGCAATCCGGCTTTGGCCGCTTCCTGGATCCGATTGCCGATAAGCTTCTGATCGCCGTCGCCATCGTCATGCTGGTRGCATTTGATCGCATTTCAGGCCTCGCCGTCCTGCCKGCATTGGTYATCCTGTGCCGGGAAATTCTTGTTTCCGGCCTGCGGGAATTTCTCGCCGAAATCCGGGTCAGCGTGCCGGTCAGCTATCTGGCAAAATGGAAAACCGCCATTCAAATGCTGGCCATCGGCTTTCTGCTGCTTGGCGATGTCGTCCCCTTTCTGCCGCTTGGCGAGATCGGCACATTTGGCATCTGGGCAGCAGCCCTGTTGACGCTAATTACCGCCGTCGATTATTTCCAGCACGGGTTGGGGCACCTTCTCAAAGCGCCTGCAACGCCAGCGCCCGCGCCGGATCGGAAAAAGCAGGACCTGAAAGAAGATTCGCGGAAATCAGCCCCGGAGACCTGA